Below is a window of Allomuricauda ruestringensis DSM 13258 DNA.
ACCGAAATTACTGTCCCTAAAGATAAAAAGCCCTACGTAATTATGGTGGTAGGTGTAAATGGTGTGGGTAAAACAACCACCATTGGTAAATTGGCCCATAAGTTTAAAAGTAAAGGGATGAAAGTGGTGCTGGGAGCAGCCGACACCTTCCGTGCTGCCGCCATTGACCAATTGGAAGTATGGGCAAAACGGGTAGATGTCCCTATCGTGAAGCAAAAAATGGGCAGCGACCCCGCTTCCGTGGCATTTGATACCTTGAGTTCGGCGGTGGCAGAAAATGCAGACGTGGTTTTGGTGGATACCGCAGGCCGTTTGCACAACAAAGTGAATTTAATGAACGAACTATCCAAGGTTAAGCGAGTGATGCAAAAAGTAGTTCCCGACGCGCCCCACGAAGTACTTTTGGTACTCGATGGTTCTACGGGGCAGAACGCATTTGAACAGGCCAAACAATTTACCAAGGCTACCGAAGTGACCAGTTTGGCCGTCACCAAGTTGGATGGAACCGCTAAAGGTGGTGTTGTTATCGGTATTTCCGACCAATTCCAGATTCCCGTAAAATACATCGGAGTGGGTGAGGGCATCGAGGATTTACAGGTATTCAACAAATTCGAGTTTGTGGATTCATTCTTTAAATTATAAAAATTATGCTCAGATATTTCCTGTGTGCTTTTTTACT
It encodes the following:
- the ftsY gene encoding signal recognition particle-docking protein FtsY; this encodes MSLFKNIFSKDKKETLDKGLEKSKTTFFGKLGKAVAGKSKVDDEVLDSLEEILVTSDVGVNTTLKIIDRIEERVSRDKYMGTDELNTILREEIAGLLSETNSGEDTEITVPKDKKPYVIMVVGVNGVGKTTTIGKLAHKFKSKGMKVVLGAADTFRAAAIDQLEVWAKRVDVPIVKQKMGSDPASVAFDTLSSAVAENADVVLVDTAGRLHNKVNLMNELSKVKRVMQKVVPDAPHEVLLVLDGSTGQNAFEQAKQFTKATEVTSLAVTKLDGTAKGGVVIGISDQFQIPVKYIGVGEGIEDLQVFNKFEFVDSFFKL